The Candidatus Pantoea soli genome window below encodes:
- a CDS encoding Ig-like domain-containing protein, protein MLSFDASASGNHPLLFPPFIIMAEPGWYNDPQKRWDGRATSPDTVEIIVSVNGQQTQRVPVANGTFSWTPARPLADGEYQLSFVAVDQVGNQSAPLYVSYNIDTQPPARPVIGAIEDDVAGGVDNGNSIKRNGYTNDDQPVVRGQAEANSLVYLYDGTTLLASARTDARGEWQVQLDLPQDGTYQLSAVAEDRADNRSTPSVVWTFHLDTVAPATPAFRYYADDQGLYQGQFDNSRPTDDRRPVLHGEAEAGTSVRIQYAAPGGKWIAGGTASVDGNGHWQWTPPQDLTPDGEWRFRTRSSDKAGNVSPWSDSWTLNIDTRIDTPLILQALDDTGSVQPVLPGQTTDDARLDFSGQSEPSSLVTLYQNGLAVGSAYAAADGRWRITPDREMMPGANSFSVKAVDTAGNVSPLSAPWSVNYAPPLSNTIGCENWDCRSSLNWQSGRTYQYGDLKVTELSHTRSVGSFYTGVMNRPDGYQSRAVEMLDNAVVKFDFGATNYVAFNYGRINNCDSYVNIYSPDGQLLGREYLRPSSSSNREQDFNCFSWNAPAGKQIGYIEVHSGEDPDTYKRVFGCSILVRRDVGWVLDTLRWGKQTPAARLKALPEPEAEEAAGPQLHLTDAQQWLASQAQPLAGFSSLILAGEQSPLDFQQLTAALTDLRHIDLTGQGDNQLVLESASLLQQAPEEMLTTPQRWTIDGDRGDTVQLTDSALFYQQWQQQGTQSRGGKQWQVFESHDRSAQLLIGDEVVLVA, encoded by the coding sequence ATGTTATCTTTTGACGCCTCCGCTTCCGGAAATCATCCGTTATTGTTTCCTCCCTTCATCATCATGGCTGAACCCGGCTGGTACAACGATCCACAGAAACGCTGGGACGGTCGCGCAACGTCGCCCGACACCGTGGAGATTATTGTCAGCGTCAACGGCCAGCAAACGCAGCGCGTTCCGGTGGCCAACGGCACCTTTTCCTGGACGCCGGCGCGACCGCTGGCGGATGGCGAGTACCAGCTCAGCTTTGTTGCGGTGGATCAGGTGGGTAACCAGAGCGCGCCGCTGTATGTCAGTTACAACATCGACACCCAGCCGCCTGCCAGGCCGGTGATCGGTGCCATCGAAGATGATGTGGCAGGCGGCGTGGACAATGGCAATAGCATCAAGCGCAATGGCTATACCAACGACGACCAGCCAGTGGTGCGTGGCCAGGCAGAAGCGAACAGCCTCGTTTATCTCTATGATGGCACTACGCTGCTGGCTTCTGCCCGTACCGATGCCCGCGGCGAATGGCAGGTTCAGCTTGACCTGCCACAGGATGGCACTTACCAGCTCAGCGCCGTGGCGGAAGACCGCGCGGATAACCGCAGTACGCCGTCCGTGGTATGGACCTTTCACCTTGATACCGTCGCGCCGGCCACACCGGCCTTTCGTTACTACGCGGATGACCAGGGGCTGTATCAGGGGCAGTTTGACAACAGCCGCCCAACCGACGATCGCCGTCCGGTGCTGCACGGTGAAGCCGAAGCCGGCACTAGCGTGCGCATCCAGTACGCCGCACCAGGCGGTAAATGGATCGCTGGCGGCACGGCGAGCGTTGATGGCAACGGCCACTGGCAGTGGACGCCGCCGCAGGATCTGACGCCGGATGGCGAGTGGCGTTTCCGCACCCGCAGCAGCGATAAAGCGGGGAATGTCAGCCCGTGGAGTGACAGCTGGACGCTGAACATAGATACCCGTATCGACACCCCGCTGATCCTGCAGGCGCTTGACGACACCGGCAGCGTGCAGCCCGTGCTGCCGGGGCAGACCACCGACGATGCGCGCCTGGATTTTTCCGGGCAGTCGGAGCCATCAAGCCTGGTGACGCTGTATCAGAATGGCCTGGCGGTGGGCTCAGCCTATGCCGCCGCAGACGGCCGCTGGCGCATTACGCCGGATCGCGAGATGATGCCGGGTGCCAACAGCTTTAGCGTAAAAGCGGTGGATACGGCAGGCAACGTCAGTCCGCTTTCAGCGCCGTGGTCTGTGAACTACGCGCCGCCGCTCAGTAATACCATCGGCTGTGAGAACTGGGACTGCCGCAGCAGCCTCAACTGGCAGAGCGGCAGAACCTATCAGTATGGCGATCTGAAAGTCACCGAACTGAGCCACACCCGCAGCGTGGGCAGCTTTTACACCGGCGTAATGAATCGCCCGGATGGCTACCAAAGTCGCGCGGTGGAAATGCTGGATAACGCCGTGGTGAAGTTTGATTTTGGTGCCACTAACTACGTTGCGTTTAACTACGGACGCATCAATAACTGCGACAGTTACGTCAATATCTATTCGCCGGACGGCCAGCTGCTGGGGCGGGAATATCTGCGCCCCAGCAGCAGCAGTAACCGCGAGCAGGATTTTAACTGCTTCAGCTGGAACGCGCCGGCCGGCAAACAGATTGGCTATATCGAAGTCCACTCCGGGGAAGATCCGGACACCTACAAGCGCGTTTTTGGCTGCAGCATTCTGGTGCGGCGCGATGTCGGCTGGGTGCTGGATACCCTGCGCTGGGGCAAGCAGACCCCTGCCGCACGGCTGAAAGCGCTGCCGGAGCCGGAGGCTGAAGAGGCGGCGGGGCCCCAGCTGCATCTCACCGATGCGCAGCAGTGGCTGGCAAGTCAGGCGCAGCCGCTGGCCGGGTTCAGCTCCCTGATCCTCGCCGGTGAACAGTCACCGCTGGATTTCCAGCAGCTGACAGCGGCGCTGACGGATTTGCGACATATCGACCTCACCGGGCAGGGCGACAATCAGCTGGTGCTGGAGAGTGCGTCGCTGCTGCAGCAGGCACCGGAGGAGATGCTGACCACGCCGCAGCGCTGGACCATTGACGGCGACCGGGGCGATACGGTGCAGCTGACAGACAGCGCGCTGTTTTATCAGCAGTGGCAGCAGCAGGGAACGCAGAGCCGCGGCGGAAAACAGTGGCAGGTGTTTGAAAGCCACGATCGCAGCGCGCAGCTGTTGATCGGTGACGAGGTGGTGCTGGTGGCCTGA
- a CDS encoding DUF2884 domain-containing protein has protein sequence MVRKALLAALLLTAAQAHADYQCSVNPQDDVIIKPQSVQVVGSNGNLEITPQGEVTFNGQKATVDTATRQKAINYQNALRRDLPWVDSGATTRLERGRVALDKVIVEKLGTDSNVRNRLTTLNGQLKQQMNRIIEHRPDGLTFHHQAIAQVRADGQKLVQSTLGGVLQDSLNEMGTKQAASGSNPLQALMGNLGGLQQSIQTEWNNQEQDFQNFGHEVCNRVTDLESQRKALMKNIAG, from the coding sequence ATGGTTCGTAAGGCACTTCTCGCCGCGCTATTGCTGACGGCAGCGCAGGCGCATGCTGATTACCAGTGCAGCGTTAATCCACAAGATGATGTGATCATCAAACCGCAGAGCGTGCAGGTGGTGGGCAGCAACGGCAACCTCGAAATTACCCCTCAGGGCGAGGTGACATTCAACGGGCAGAAAGCCACGGTGGACACGGCCACGCGACAGAAAGCGATTAACTATCAGAATGCGCTGCGCCGCGATCTGCCTTGGGTGGATAGCGGTGCCACCACGCGGCTGGAGCGCGGGCGCGTTGCGCTGGACAAAGTGATTGTGGAAAAGCTGGGTACGGACAGCAACGTGCGTAACCGCCTGACGACGCTGAACGGCCAGCTGAAACAGCAGATGAACCGCATCATTGAGCATCGTCCGGACGGACTGACGTTCCATCATCAGGCTATCGCGCAGGTGCGCGCGGACGGGCAGAAGCTGGTGCAGAGCACGCTGGGTGGTGTACTGCAGGACAGCCTGAACGAGATGGGCACAAAGCAGGCGGCCAGCGGCAGCAATCCGCTGCAGGCACTGATGGGCAATCTGGGCGGCTTACAGCAGTCGATTCAGACCGAATGGAATAATCAGGAGCAGGATTTCCAGAACTTCGGTCACGAAGTGTGTAACCGGGTAACGGATCTGGAAAGCCAGCGCAAAGCGCTGATGAAAAATATTGCCGGTTAA
- a CDS encoding YggL family protein, which produces MAVQRSRRLRKKLHIDEFQELGFSVAWRFAEGTSEEEVDATLDQFISEVIDPNGLAYDGSGYLVWEGLVCMQQTGKCTDEHRELVRQWLEKRQLADIQVTELFDVWWD; this is translated from the coding sequence ATGGCCGTACAGCGTAGCCGTCGTTTACGTAAAAAATTGCATATTGATGAGTTCCAGGAGCTGGGCTTCTCCGTTGCCTGGCGCTTTGCCGAAGGCACCTCCGAAGAGGAAGTCGACGCCACGCTGGATCAGTTCATCAGTGAGGTGATCGATCCTAACGGCCTGGCCTACGATGGCAGCGGCTATCTGGTGTGGGAAGGGCTGGTGTGCATGCAGCAAACCGGTAAATGCACCGATGAACACCGTGAGCTGGTGCGCCAGTGGCTGGAGAAGCGCCAGCTGGCAGATATTCAGGTGACGGAACTCTTTGACGTCTGGTGGGACTAA